catgccacattaccaaaagaaaatatgcATCCCCAAAAGTTTGCTGAAGTTGGGTCTAGCTTTGGATGCTGgttcagtacttgacttctacaacctgcgcatggaaacaaccgtacgctgagtatgcatatactcagtggtatcactacaattcaatttataattaaataaattaaatcacatacatacttttacattacaattatcatttaatgaacaattcaatctttttatgttatcatttgattatatatataaatatatatatacaccattcttatttctttatttcaattatCACCTTTCACATATgtcatatcattcaaatttagttttattagtaaatttatttcatttgtccTTATTAACTTGATTCGGACTCGACgaatacacggattccaaccaacacaccagtacggcacattgtgccttaaTGGTACACAAGATACCTAAACAAGAATCAAGAACGATAGCGATATGATAATgatattcaacacacaaagtgctgaATTTGTAACAGTAACGGtaacaatattcgacacacaaagtgtcgaatcggTAACAGTAACAATAGTCGTCACATAAGTGCCTGGTCAGTAAGCAggcaaaaacccgtactcttccatatcctatgacatgccaactatatccgactaacccgactagttaatatgatattcaattcacttttcagtaCAATTTCCATCTCAGTTCAGCATCAAATATAATTCCCTATTTCAAACAGTTTCACAATATTGCAGTAATTCATTACttcagtaatttcacagttcAATGCAATACACATAACAATATTcagtaattttaaaattcaatttagtACTCAAAACAATATTCAGTATTCTATAATTCAGTTCAGTATCAGTCTCAATTTCAGTACCCAatcataaatttatcattttactaaacacttaccttaaaatacttaccacacataattagtaaattagacacataataatgataaagtttaaattatagtgatacaaaccagaattctcttcggatttaatcctcgacgatcttttcttttcctttttaggCCGATGCTTCAGGCTCAATGTTAGCTacgaacaattaaaataatttcacaatcattAACACAACACAATTtaattgctgaaatttttatctaacttttactttaattccaatttaatcctaattaaatCTATATATGTTTCTTTCTTAATTCATACCTTTTTGCTACTCAGTTTCTTACCAAACTCacatttaactatttaattttgatcatatttgaatttatttcaatttaatccctaaaactcaaaacttattgcttagtttacaattcaatcctttattcaattctaacttaaaattcattcaattaaatccctaattcattattttgctcaacatgaactatgttcaaaaacctaaaaacttccaaaaccttaatttaattccaacaaaactttgttctaaagcttctaaaacatcaaaattaagagaaaatgacttaattgacttaccaattaaaattttaagcttccaaaccctagtttttcctttaatttttcttttcttctttcttcctgTAGCTTTCGAATGCTTCTctgctttctttcctttttcttttgttttgtttctatttattttatactttatttctttttactttatttactttatattatatttaattaataagtatctatttaatagtaattatatatataacaattgtaCACACACATGTTTTACATTTGTCCAATATCATCACCCTACATTTgccataattttatttaattatcacataaaaatcttattttataattatttaattaataaatatctcttattttcaataataaaaataataaatatctactaatttaaataaaatattataattgtataaatattatcattacatatgtatatttttatcaccttacacttatcataatcatactttatttaacacataaaaatcttaTGATATAATTatcttaaattaattaatataattttataactaaaataatttatttacatAATTATATTCCAacaaaaaaatcttagatttttgttTAATCTTTGCCACCTCACCTTTTACTTATGGCATAATTTTCATTTCGAtcctttatattttcttttaatctataattcaacttttaccccttattcaatttagccatttttcactaattactctaaattaagctaaattcactaaataaaaatctaattaaacatactATTAGATTCATAATTactcctaataattatttactaactcggtttactaagacggaggcctgaTAACACACTTTCTCGATGCCCACAGATTTTGGGTTGTTACATGGAGATAATAGTTGCACTTTATTGCCGAGATCAGAGTCACCAAACTGATCTGATTCAGTTGTTTGATAAGTTAGCTAATGTGAAACCAACTGAATATTTCACTCAATAAGGTGAAGAACATGGAGTTCAAGATTTGTGTACGGTGGTTCTGAGAGCGTTTGTTGATAGGCGATCGACTGTACACGGTATCGACATCGATCTTAATGCTCAACTTGCGTCTGAGAACCTTAACCTGGATCTCTATTTACAAATACATCCGATTGTGATTGAGACCAGTGCGGATGGTGATGATGGATTTGATAATAATGATCCTTTTGATCATGAGATTGAAGATTATAAAGGTCCTGATCTAGAGAAGGTCCTAGATGATGTCGATGACGAATGCGTGAATGACGATGAAAATGTTAACGTGTCTTTATTTGAGAACCCGAGTTGAGGCATTGTAATACTCAATAATTTTGGGGCATACATTTCAATCATAGATCTCGATGCAGCGCATGCATCCGAGTTCTTGAAGTACCTGGTATACTACATACTTACCGATTGGTCGCAAATTTAGAATGTGAGGAGTTGTTCATGGGCCAAGAAATCGCAACCAAGAAAGAGTGCATATTTGTCATTAAGCGATATAGCATGAATGTGTCGGTTAACTACAAAATCATTGTATTTAAACCAGTATTATATATTGGGGAGTGTTAGAGGTCTGCAAAAGACTACAATTGGTGGGTACGAACCGCATTTATCTAGAAGTCGCAAATGTGGGGGATTCGAAACTTTGTTGGGCCTTACACATGCACTTTAACACAAATGATTCAAGATCACTGcaaacttgattccaaaactatctgCAACCGCATCATGTGAATGGTGAATGACATGCTGACCGTTCTAGTTTTGGTACTGATTGTCGAAATGTAAGAATAATTCCAGTACCGAGTGTCATACCGGAAAGCATAGATAGCTAAATAGATGATCATAGAGTAGTTGTATGGAGATTGGGATGCATTGTGCAATAAGCTACAATGGTGGATAGCCACTATGTGGGAgtatgtgtaacatcccgaaatagggcctaaacggaatagtggttacgaaaccacaaatatgaggtaggaaaatttattttattttcattttagggtctatggcatgatttcatgattgtgtgaaaatttcgtttagaaattttatcgatagagggtccaatttgatatttaggactaaactgcaaaatttgtaaaatgtgtgttctagttcacaaaggtactaagtacttgtgagtaatgggtttttaaagtggaggtcctttgatagtaattagaccattatactagtttggacaaaaatacctaaaggaagataaaacaccatagttttaattaatggtattttggtcatttagtaattaaaatgcattacaaacaaaattaaaagccaatttgtgtccatcttcaaccccttggccgaatttcacatgaagaagacatagctagggtttttcaagcttccaagctcaattgtaagtccgttttagcccctttttaatgttctttacgttttttgagtctcggtaacttgattaagcttattctaacaataaatacccataggtgaaatgtgtttattttgatgttttatggtagaatatgaagcttgaaattgtgttaaacaacttttgctaagcgattttacgtgaaaacgagtaaaacaacataatcggtaaaaatacctaatgttcgtaagtacatgttagagtgagaaatgtaatgacccaaaattcacgggcatcggaAAAGTACATTAacaggcctccgtcttagtaaatcgagttcaaaataattactagaaatatttatgagtttagcgatgtgtttaattaggtttaaattaggtgaatttagcttaattaagagtaattaggaaaaatgactaaattgaataaatgatgaaagttaaattgtagattaaaagaaaatgaagaggaccaaaatggcaattatgccatttgtcctaagtgaggcggcataagcataaaaatctgagatttttatgtgttaaaatatatcttaaattattattattaaaagtaaagtaaataaaaaggaaataaaggaaagaaacaaaagaataaaaagaaggaAGGAAACAGAATAGcaggaaacgaaacagagaagaaacaggggagaaagaaagaaagaaaagaaaaagggaaaatagggttttaaaggttccaagttaatttggtaagtcaatttagccctttttcttatgatttttgagtttttggaatcctagagataaatagtacttgttttaagtagaaattttgaaagtcattagatttctaagtttggttcatgttgaataaaatgatggaattgagggtttatttgatagaaattttgattggaattgaataaagggttgaatcgtaaactaagctataagttttgagttttaggattaaatggaaataaattcgaaattatgaaaatatactgaaaatttaatagttaactatgagtttggacaaaatttgaatagaaataaagtatgaattaagatagaaaagtaagtgaattcagttaggattaaattgaaattaaagtaaattaacattttgtactaagactattttggacagcagcagtagtctaagtttgaaaaatcaccaaaaattgtagaaattaaattataggatgaataaaatatgaaattaaatcttatttagtctagtttcttatagaagaaacgatataagcaattgaattgtaaattaagagatataatgaattttgtgagacaaggtcagaataaattcgggttcccctgttctgactttggaaaatcacaaaaaatttaagaaaaataattagaggcttaaagttatatgtttagaatccttaatgagtctattttcaggagaaatcaacggaaatattatccgagttctgtactgtgatataattaatttttactgAAGAATGGTCGGAACTAtttgacagcagaacaggggcaactttaaagaataaactgtacttattggcttaaccaaaaattctaaaaattttatggtaaaaatatatgtgagtctagtttcaggaaaaattagtggatcttaatttggagtttcctagctcaagatataaatgatttagtaacaatgattcaagtagacagctttgaatgaacatataagtacatagtggaattatgtgtataaaaatggttaaatttgcatgtttaggctcatggattaaattgaattgtgttatattgatgattataaattattattattttcgtagttaacaaagaacccaagacatcggcgcacaaaggaaaggagaatgctatcgaggattaaaacgagaaattcacggtttgtattactataattcaaattactttttattaaatgttttatatcgattctatatttaataagtgaattataaggtaagtattgatatttgagttgaatgagaattgaattgaatggtgaatgtgtatgtataattgaattgtaaattgatttgaatgtgaaaattttaattgaaaagtaatcttggaatggaaatgaaagtgaattgagaatagaaataccctattaactagtcgggctaagtcggatataattggcatgccataggatctggaagtgtacgggaATTTGTCGGctttactgatcaggcactttatgtgtcgtatttcaggcacctcgtgtgtcgtatcaggtACCTCGTGTGttgttttaggcactttatgtgtcgtatactgatcaggtactatgtaccgttttaggcacaatgtgccgtaatggtgtgttgggttgaaatccgtgtatccgtcaaagtccggatTTGTCAATAGGGTGAATATCTAAGAtgggaaatttaaaataaattgattgattatattattgaaatattgaaagaaacgaAAAAGTTGAATAGtggattgaaattgagattgaaaatgaaaggcatgaacttaatgttcatgtaatGATTGAAATTGTTACATGTAATATGTGATAGAAACTGAAGAATAGATAAAAATTGTatcgttattattaattaatgaaagtttaagaatgaattgatattcgtgaaattagatagttacatgtttggtaattaaaattctttattgctattataatttgaattatggtaataccactgagtacggAATACTTAGCGTGCGGTTGTTTCGTCTTGAGTTAATAGGAGTCTAGTACCCGGTCCAAAGATCCGAACGATCCCGactcaaagaaattttgggtgatgttttctttcttaattgaaagtggcatgtactaggtgttgTATAAGTTATATAGATATACTTGTAAAGTTGGTTATAAGAATGGTATACCATATTTTGCTATTCgtttgataaaatggtaaatattatattatataatttggtataagttggaatgaaaaatgaatgaagttattagttaatttggattaatattatgaatgtttagttattaaatgactatgttaatgagttggttatgatttagatatatttaggtttaaattgtttttgattgtgccattggttttggattagttggtttttggtttgaatttgcagggggttttatgtaaaaattaagaagaaatgctgtcgaaaatttttgtaaaaaaaaaaatctctgaatactcgaacaagtcccgtcccattccactttaatacttgtgttgggcttcgaaagtccattatagggacataattcttcaattatactatgaatgttataataattgtaaaatatccataagttgtctgatatatccggtaatgcctcgtagccctgtTCTGACggcggtttggggttagggggtgttacatttgttggtatcagagctatcaggTTTAGCTGATTCTCGGGTTATATCGAGCTCGAAATtgagtctagaagtacatgccacttttgagtcgaaattgagtcgggatttttggatgctgatctatttatttgttttgttttatagattaaagatATCGGATGAAAGAATAAATGATACTGATGAAGAAATGCATACTGGAGAAGAAGAATCTTACGGGTTAGATGAAACTGAATCGGTAACACCTAGTATTAACCTGATGAGAAACCAACCTCCTGGAGCagaaagaagaaatgatagaGATGATTCTGATACAAATAGAAAAATTGCCGATGCACTACAAAGAATAGTGGAAATTGTTCCTGCTATGACTTCAGTTCCAATTCAAAGACGGGCCCCGATAAAAGAATTGAGAAAGTATGGTGCCAATGAATTTATGGGTCTGAAAGGAGTCGATCCATCTGTAGCTGAAAATTGGATGGAGTCgactaaaataattttacgacaaTTAGATTGTACCCCCCGAGAGTGTTTGATTTGTGCTGTATCATTGTTACAAGAAGAAGCTTACTTATGGTGGGAATCAATGGTTCGACATTTACCAGAGAATCTGATAACTTGGGATCTATTTCAgaaagaatttcaaaagaaatatatcggAGAAATGTACATCGAAGACAAGAAACAAGAGTTTTTGACGTTACAACAGGGTGACATGTCAGTAATAGACTATGAGAGGGAATTCTCGAGACTCAGTAGATATGCCTCAGAGTTTATTCCAACTGAAGCTGATAGTTGAAAGAGATTTTTACGGGGTCTACGAGATGAGATCAAATTACAGTTGGTATCTCAACGTATTACTGAAATAGTAGACTTGATTGAGCGAGCTAAAATGGTAGAACAAGTGTTGGGCTTTAATAAAAAGACTCAAAGTGTTAGACCAGCTGGAAAGCGTACGGGAACTACCAGTTGGAACCCTCAGTTGAAAACACCAAAAGAATCTCAAGGTGGTTGGAGATTGGTTTTAGATCGAGATAGAGGTGGAAGAAGCCAGGGAAAACAGGCGACGGTATCTACTGGTAGTATACGAGGTCCACCTCGAGATGTAGACATTCCAGAATGTGGACATTGTGGAAAGAGACATTTGGGTGAATGTTGGAAAGTGACCGGAGG
Above is a genomic segment from Gossypium arboreum isolate Shixiya-1 chromosome 8, ASM2569848v2, whole genome shotgun sequence containing:
- the LOC128296673 gene encoding uncharacterized protein LOC128296673, with product MHTGEEESYGLDETESVTPSINLMRNQPPGAERRNDRDDSDTNRKIADALQRIVEIVPAMTSVPIQRRAPIKELRKYGANEFMGLKGVDPSVAENWMESTKIILRQLDCTPRECLICAVSLLQEEAYLWWESMVRHLPENLITWDLFQKEFQKKYIGEMYIEDKKQEFLTLQQGDMSVIDYEREFSRLSRYASEFIPTEADS